One region of Lampris incognitus isolate fLamInc1 chromosome 4, fLamInc1.hap2, whole genome shotgun sequence genomic DNA includes:
- the bbs4 gene encoding Bardet-Biedl syndrome 4 protein has protein sequence MAEEEIISALPIATEQKKRRAPKAPELPILERRNWLIHLHYIRKDYETCKAIIKDQLQETNGVCEYAIYVQALILRLEGKIQQSLELFQSCAILNPSSSDNLKQVARSLFLLGKHKAAIEVYHEAARLNEKDWEINHNLGVCYSFIKDFKNAEEHLNIALRLNKHDRAFMTLGKVHLLAGDTDKAIEVYKSAVEFSPENTDLLTTLGLLFLQLGKYQKAFEHLGNALTYDPNNYTAILAAGSMMQTHGDFDVAMNKYRVAACAVPESPPLWNNIGMCFFGKKKYVAAISCLKRAHYLSPFDWKVLYNLGLVHLTMQQYASAFHFLSAAINLNPRMGELYMLLAVALTNLDDVENATRSYEQAVALDKTNPLVNLNFAVLLYNHGDKKGALDQYHEMERRVNLLRDSSSNIEFDPELVDMAQRMGAALQVAESLVWTKPAKDSKSKPLLAATTKTPGAPLGTNQALGQAMSSAASYNKNIELQTGATKAPSMPLEPEPDIDSAPSPPSDPPGSPEPEESQTPKLKASRSKSKMEEVN, from the exons CTTCCCATAGCCACAGAGCAAAAGAAACGACGGGCTCCTAAAG CCCCAGAGCTTCCCATCTTGGAGAGGAGGAACTGGCTCATCCATCTGCACTACATCCGCAAAGACTATGAAACCTGCAAG GCAATCATCAAAGACCAGCTGCAAGAGACCAATGGAGTGTGTGAATATGCTATATATGTTCAAG CACTAATCTTGCGACTGGAGGGGAAGATCCAGCAGTCCCTGGAGCTGTTCCAGAGCTGTGCCATTCTCAATCCCAGCAGCTCTGACAATCTCAAGCAAGTGGCCAGATCACT TTTTCTGCTGGGGAAGCACAAGGCAGCGATTGAAGTCTATCATGAAGCTGCAAGACTCAATGAGAAGGACTGG GAAATCAACCACAATCTGGGTGTGTGTTATTCCTTTATAAAAGACTTCAAAAAT GCTGAGGAGCATCTAAACATAGCACTGAGATTGAACAAACACGACAGGGCTTTCATGACACTGGGGAAGGTTCATTTACTGGCTGGGGACACTGACAAGGCCATTGAAGTATACAAGAGTGCAGTGGA GTTCTCTCCTGAAAATACCGATCTGCTGACTACGCTTGGCCTGCTGTTTCTACAG CTTGGGAAATACCAAAAAGCATTTGAGCACCTTGGGAATGCCCTTACTTATGACCCTAACAACTATACA GCCATTCTAGCTGCAGGTAGTATGATGCAGACCCATGGTGACTTTGATGTGGCAATGAACAAGTATCGTGTGGCAGCTTGTGCTGTGCCCGAGAGCCCCCCTCTCTGGAACAACATTGGCATGTGCTTCTTTGGCAAAAAGAAATATGTGGCT GCCATCAGCTGCCTGAAGCGGGCCCACTACTTGTCTCCATTTGACTGGAAAGTGTTGTATAACTTGGGCCTGGTACACCTTACCATGCAGCAGTATGCCTCTGCCTTCCATTTCCTCAGTGCAGCCATCAACCTAAACCCCCGCATGGGGGAGCTCTACATGTTATTGGCAG TGGCCCTGACTAACCTGGATGATGTAGAGAATGCCACAAGATCATATGAACAAGCTGTGGCTCTTGACAA GACCAACCCTCTGGTCAACCTGAACTTTGCTGTCCTGCTGTACAATCATGGAGACAAGAAGGGAGCCCTGGATCAGTACCATGAAATGGAGAGGCGAGTCAACTTGCTGAGAGATAGCAGCAGTAATATTGAGTTTGATCCTGAG CTGGTGGATATGGCTCAGAGGATGGGGGCTGCCCTGCAGGTGGCAGAGAGTCTTGTATGGACTAAACCAGCCAAAGACTCCAAGTCAAAACCTCTCTTAGCTGCCACCACCAAAACCCCTGGTGCTCCCCTTGGTACTAACCAGGCCCTGGGCCAAGCCATGTCTTCTGCTGCCAGCTACAACAAGAACATTGAGCTACAAACAG GAGCCACCAAAGCTCCCTCCATGCCCCTTGAACCAGAGCCTGATATTGACAGCGCACCCAGCCCACCCAGTGATCCACCTGGTTCCCCTGAACCTGAGGAGTCCCAAACCCCCAAACTCAAAGCCTCCAGGAGTAAGTCTAAAATGGAGGAAGTAAATTAG